A portion of the Myxococcota bacterium genome contains these proteins:
- the acnA gene encoding aconitate hydratase AcnA produces MASGASGVGALVVGGKRYRFHRLASIEEAGLGKLARLPRSIRVLLEILLRHEDGTIVTRDDIAALASWSASGKNEREIAFRPARVVLQDLTGVPAVVDLAVMRDAMAQLGGDARRINPLRPADLVIDHSVQVDFFGTPDAAAKNSALEFERNRERFEFLRWGQSSFERLRVVPPSTGIVHQVNIEYLAPVVFAEEVNGEWLAYFDTVVGTDSHTTMVGGLGVVGWGVGGIEAEASLLGQPQSMLIPDVVGFRMTGSLPAGATATDLVLTVTQMLRKHGVVEKFVEFFGPGVRSLSVADRATIANMAPEYGATIGYFPIDEKTLEYLKLTGRSDEQIALVEAYARAQGTFADAGAPDPEYSSILELDLGTVAPCLAGPSRPQDRVLLPDVKSEFARALPSLIGGKAAPDAAALARRVPIQISGAKAELAHGSIVIAAITSCTNTSNPNVLTAAGLLARNALERGLTTQPWVKTSLAPGSRVVADYLAQSGLLAPLEKLGFGIVGYGCTTCIGNSGPLPQPVADGIAEGGLVAAAVLSGNRNFEGRINALVRANYLASPPLVVAYALAGRIDLDLTREPLGTDKAGKPVHLADIWPKPDEVQRAVASSVKREMFQRRYADVFQGDSHWRGIQAPAGDRYAWSNASTYIRKPPYFDGIQREPAARGDIRGARVLALLGDSVTTDHISPAGSISPKAPAAKWLLDQGVAQEDWNSYGARRGNHEVMVRGTFANTRLRNQLAPGTEGGVTTYLPDGDVTSIFEASERYQRAGVPLVVIAGAEYGSGSSRDWAAKGTMLLGVRAVIVKSFERIHRSNLVGMGVLPLEFADGASAQSLGLSGRELFDLEGLDALRPRQTLVVRARGEKGGEKTFRVSVRIDTPRELDYYRHGGILPYVLRQLA; encoded by the coding sequence ATGGCGAGCGGAGCGTCGGGCGTGGGCGCGCTCGTAGTCGGCGGCAAGCGCTACCGCTTCCACCGGCTGGCGAGCATCGAAGAGGCCGGCCTGGGCAAGCTCGCGCGCCTGCCGCGCTCCATCCGGGTTTTGCTCGAGATCCTGCTGCGCCACGAGGACGGCACGATCGTGACCCGCGACGACATCGCGGCGCTCGCGAGCTGGTCGGCGTCGGGCAAGAACGAGCGCGAGATCGCGTTCCGTCCCGCGCGCGTGGTGCTCCAGGACCTGACGGGCGTGCCGGCGGTGGTCGACCTGGCGGTGATGCGCGACGCCATGGCGCAGCTCGGCGGCGATGCCAGGCGCATCAACCCGCTGCGGCCCGCCGACCTCGTGATCGACCACTCCGTGCAGGTCGACTTCTTCGGCACGCCCGACGCGGCCGCGAAGAACTCCGCGCTCGAGTTCGAGCGCAACCGCGAGCGTTTCGAGTTCCTGCGCTGGGGGCAGTCGTCGTTCGAGCGGCTGCGCGTGGTGCCGCCGTCGACCGGCATCGTGCACCAGGTCAACATCGAGTATCTCGCGCCGGTCGTGTTCGCCGAAGAGGTGAACGGCGAGTGGCTCGCGTACTTCGACACCGTGGTCGGCACCGACTCGCACACCACCATGGTCGGCGGGCTCGGCGTGGTGGGCTGGGGCGTCGGCGGGATCGAGGCCGAGGCGTCGCTGCTCGGCCAGCCGCAGTCGATGCTGATTCCCGACGTGGTCGGCTTCCGCATGACCGGCAGCCTGCCCGCCGGCGCGACCGCGACCGACCTCGTGCTCACCGTGACCCAGATGCTGCGCAAGCACGGCGTGGTCGAGAAGTTCGTCGAGTTCTTCGGCCCCGGCGTGCGCTCGCTGTCGGTCGCCGACCGCGCCACGATCGCCAACATGGCGCCCGAGTACGGCGCCACGATCGGCTACTTCCCGATCGACGAGAAGACACTCGAGTATCTGAAGCTCACCGGGCGCAGCGACGAGCAGATCGCGCTGGTCGAGGCCTACGCGCGCGCGCAAGGCACGTTCGCCGACGCCGGCGCGCCCGATCCCGAGTACAGCTCGATCCTCGAGCTCGACCTGGGCACGGTCGCGCCATGTCTCGCGGGGCCGTCGCGGCCGCAGGACCGGGTGCTCCTGCCCGACGTGAAGAGCGAGTTCGCGCGCGCGCTCCCCAGCCTGATCGGCGGCAAGGCCGCCCCCGACGCGGCCGCGCTCGCGCGCCGCGTGCCGATCCAGATATCGGGCGCCAAGGCCGAGCTCGCGCACGGCTCGATCGTGATCGCGGCGATCACCAGCTGCACCAATACCTCGAACCCGAACGTGCTGACCGCGGCGGGCTTGCTCGCCAGGAACGCGCTCGAGCGCGGACTCACGACCCAGCCCTGGGTCAAGACCAGCCTCGCGCCCGGCTCGCGCGTGGTCGCCGACTATCTCGCGCAGTCGGGGCTGCTCGCGCCGCTCGAGAAGCTCGGCTTCGGCATCGTCGGCTACGGCTGCACGACCTGCATCGGGAACAGCGGCCCGCTGCCCCAGCCGGTCGCGGACGGCATCGCCGAGGGGGGTCTGGTCGCGGCCGCGGTGCTCTCGGGCAACCGCAACTTCGAGGGCCGGATCAACGCGCTGGTGCGCGCCAACTATCTCGCCTCGCCGCCGCTCGTGGTCGCGTACGCGCTGGCGGGGCGCATCGACCTCGACCTGACACGCGAGCCGCTCGGCACCGACAAGGCGGGCAAGCCCGTCCACCTGGCCGACATCTGGCCCAAGCCCGACGAGGTGCAGCGCGCGGTCGCGAGCTCGGTCAAGCGCGAGATGTTCCAGCGCCGCTACGCCGACGTGTTCCAGGGCGACAGTCACTGGCGGGGCATCCAGGCGCCGGCCGGCGACCGCTACGCGTGGTCCAACGCCTCGACCTACATCCGCAAGCCGCCGTACTTCGACGGCATCCAGCGCGAGCCGGCGGCGCGCGGCGACATCCGCGGCGCGCGCGTGCTGGCGCTCTTGGGTGACTCGGTCACCACCGACCACATCTCGCCCGCCGGCTCGATCTCACCCAAGGCGCCGGCCGCGAAGTGGCTGCTCGACCAGGGCGTGGCGCAGGAGGACTGGAACTCCTACGGCGCGCGGCGCGGCAACCACGAGGTCATGGTGCGCGGCACCTTCGCCAACACGCGCCTGCGCAATCAGCTCGCGCCCGGCACCGAGGGCGGAGTCACGACCTACCTGCCCGACGGCGACGTGACCTCGATCTTCGAGGCCTCCGAGCGCTATCAGCGCGCGGGCGTGCCGCTGGTGGTGATCGCCGGCGCCGAGTACGGCTCGGGCTCGTCGCGCGACTGGGCCGCCAAGGGCACCATGCTGCTTGGCGTGCGCGCGGTGATCGTGAAGAGCTTCGAGCGCATCCACCGCTCGAACCTCGTGGGCATGGGCGTGCTGCCGCTCGAGTTCGCCGATGGCGCCAGCGCGCAGTCGCTCGGGCTCAGCGGCCGGGAGCTGTTCGACCTGGAAGGGCTCGACGCGCTGCGCCCGCGGCAGACGCTCGTCGTGCGCGCGCGTGGCGAGAAAGGCGGCGAAAAGACCTTCCGGGTCAGCGTGCGCATCGACACGCCGCGCGAGCTCGACTACTACCGCCACGGCGGCATCCTGCCCTACGTCCTGCGCCAGCTCGCCTGA
- a CDS encoding chemotaxis protein CheW, with protein MNATASSERRYCTFYLGDECYGIDILTVREINRQVQITPARGAPGAVRGLMNLRGQIVTVIDPAVRLGYPAREQKKSTRLVILKTNSDLAGLGLTGLATNDELAGFWVDRISDVITVAEDQIAPAPPDQSGKNDHLLAAVVQLKDQVIRIVDPSALLRLGDTE; from the coding sequence ATGAACGCCACGGCCAGCAGCGAGCGCCGCTACTGCACGTTCTATCTGGGCGACGAGTGCTACGGCATCGACATCCTGACCGTGCGCGAGATCAACCGGCAGGTGCAGATCACGCCCGCGCGCGGTGCGCCCGGCGCGGTGCGCGGGCTCATGAACTTGCGCGGACAGATCGTGACGGTGATCGATCCCGCCGTCCGGCTCGGCTACCCGGCGCGCGAGCAGAAGAAGAGCACGCGGCTGGTGATCCTGAAGACCAACTCGGACCTCGCGGGCCTGGGACTCACGGGGCTCGCCACCAACGACGAGCTCGCGGGCTTCTGGGTGGACCGCATCTCCGACGTGATCACCGTCGCGGAGGATCAGATCGCCCCCGCTCCGCCCGATCAGTCCGGGAAGAACGACCATCTGTTGGCCGCGGTGGTGCAGCTCAAAGATCAGGTGATTCGCATCGTCGACCCGAGCGCGCTCTTGCGGCTCGGCGACACGGAGTAG
- a CDS encoding response regulator — protein MADTLKVLIVDDSAIYRSLVQGCLREMPDLQCVGTAGDGKDAIAKAAELRPDLILLDVEMPVMGGVEAMPKLRKLLPNAGIIMVSSLTTNGANITMEALQAGAFDFVTKPQVKPGEDGFAALREPLSTVIDAFREGRAQRAKPAKVQKPKGARGKAPAIDVVAIGSSTGGPSALAEVIPMLPADLRVPVLIVQHMPARFTASLAT, from the coding sequence ATGGCCGACACGCTCAAGGTTCTGATCGTCGACGACAGCGCAATCTACCGCAGCCTGGTGCAGGGCTGTCTGCGCGAGATGCCCGACTTGCAGTGTGTCGGCACCGCGGGTGACGGCAAGGACGCGATCGCCAAGGCCGCCGAGCTGCGGCCCGACTTGATCCTGCTCGACGTGGAGATGCCGGTGATGGGCGGCGTCGAAGCCATGCCCAAGCTGCGCAAGCTCCTGCCGAACGCGGGCATCATCATGGTGTCGAGCCTGACCACGAACGGCGCGAACATCACCATGGAGGCGCTGCAGGCGGGCGCGTTCGACTTCGTGACCAAGCCGCAGGTGAAGCCCGGCGAGGATGGCTTCGCGGCGCTGCGCGAGCCGCTGTCGACGGTGATCGACGCCTTCCGCGAGGGCCGCGCGCAGCGCGCCAAGCCCGCGAAGGTGCAGAAGCCCAAGGGCGCGCGCGGCAAGGCGCCCGCGATCGACGTGGTAGCGATCGGCAGCTCGACGGGCGGGCCGAGCGCGCTGGCCGAAGTGATTCCCATGCTGCCCGCCGACCTGCGCGTGCCGGTGCTGATCGTGCAGCACATGCCGGCGCGCTTCACGGCGTCGCTCGCGAC
- a CDS encoding chemotaxis protein CheA — protein sequence MVSDPALISEFVTESLEHLERAEPLLLEMEKRGTGESAAVNEIFRAIHSIKGAAGFLGLANISALSHALESLLMRLRDGEFDFQPAMADPLLRGIDALRRMLGSLPQGEGEPADALCAALTALVERGSATHSIGAEAMTDPFQQACAEQRRKGKHVVRIALPQKRRERERLLTALGRYGERVEEAGEKKSVVFASPLELDLLAEAIGLPAESLSVVRAPVDGAVDEFPLPDDARPLPLYFGQIAVDLGFLNDEQRREVLRAQRGSLLRRSFSATAIALGILTVEQAEAIAAAQAQRLADAELPAHPFEEEERPEAVRPSEGADALDEQISGAERRAETIRVSLTLLDKLMNLAGELVLGRNQMRQLLESSTQPGVKSVLQNLDLVTTEMQENIMNTRMQPIRVLFDRMPRLVRDIAHRLGKRVELEVTGGDVELDRSIIEALADPMTHMLRNAVDHGLEDPKGRTVLGKSEVGRVAVRAYHERGRVVIEVQDDGRGIDPERVKEAAVQRGAITRDQAQALSEKDAVALIFQPGLSTATEISDVSGRGVGMDVVRTNIQSLGGQIEVSSAIGEGTRLRIHLPLTLAIIPSLIVSVEGERFAIPQLNVVEVVRLKREAEQVERIRSSEVLRLRGDLLPLVRLAQCLEIRRSEQSQRTRANVVILRSGAHLYGLVVDELHDSEEIVVKPVSTYLSDCGWYAGATILGDGRVAMILDALGIAKRAQIRFDEIADADPRRGEQAEPAAPAAERRSLVVFSNSADERFAMSLRELLRLERVEKPQVEWVGSRRFLKHRGRTIPLVRLEDVLPVRGGGEEADEFFVLIPRLEGLEAGIIATRIVDTLESDAQPDRSQLNAPGLAGSAIIEDRLTLFIDAPALLEAAGIERTDAS from the coding sequence TTGGTTTCCGACCCCGCCCTGATTTCGGAGTTCGTCACCGAGTCACTCGAGCACCTCGAGCGGGCGGAGCCGCTCTTGCTCGAGATGGAGAAGCGCGGTACGGGCGAGTCGGCGGCGGTGAACGAGATCTTCCGCGCCATCCACAGCATCAAGGGCGCCGCGGGCTTCCTCGGGCTCGCGAACATCTCCGCGCTCTCGCACGCGCTCGAGAGCCTGCTCATGCGGCTGCGCGACGGTGAGTTCGACTTCCAGCCCGCCATGGCCGACCCGCTGCTGCGCGGCATCGACGCGCTGCGCCGCATGCTCGGCTCGCTGCCGCAAGGCGAGGGCGAGCCCGCCGACGCGCTGTGCGCCGCGCTCACGGCACTGGTCGAGCGCGGCAGCGCGACTCACTCGATCGGCGCGGAGGCCATGACCGACCCGTTCCAGCAGGCCTGCGCCGAGCAGCGCCGCAAGGGCAAGCACGTGGTGCGGATCGCGCTGCCGCAGAAGCGGCGCGAGCGCGAACGCCTGCTCACGGCGCTCGGCCGCTACGGCGAGCGCGTCGAAGAGGCGGGCGAGAAGAAGAGCGTGGTGTTCGCCTCGCCGCTCGAGCTGGATCTGCTGGCCGAGGCGATCGGGCTTCCGGCCGAGTCACTCAGCGTGGTGCGCGCGCCCGTCGACGGCGCGGTCGACGAGTTTCCGCTGCCCGACGACGCGCGCCCGCTGCCGCTGTATTTCGGCCAGATCGCGGTCGATCTCGGCTTCCTGAACGACGAGCAGCGGCGCGAGGTGCTGCGCGCGCAGCGCGGGTCGCTCCTGCGCCGCTCGTTCAGCGCCACGGCGATCGCGCTGGGTATCCTGACCGTGGAGCAGGCCGAGGCGATCGCCGCCGCCCAGGCCCAGAGACTCGCCGACGCCGAGCTGCCCGCGCACCCGTTCGAGGAGGAGGAGCGGCCCGAGGCCGTGCGCCCGTCCGAGGGCGCGGACGCCCTCGACGAGCAGATCAGCGGCGCCGAGCGCCGCGCCGAGACCATCCGCGTGTCACTCACTCTGCTCGACAAGCTCATGAACCTGGCGGGCGAGCTCGTGCTCGGGCGCAATCAGATGCGCCAGCTGCTGGAGAGCTCGACCCAGCCCGGCGTGAAGTCGGTGCTGCAGAACCTGGATCTCGTCACCACCGAGATGCAGGAGAACATCATGAACACGCGGATGCAGCCGATCCGCGTGCTCTTCGACCGCATGCCCCGCTTGGTGCGCGACATCGCGCACCGGCTCGGCAAGCGCGTGGAGCTGGAAGTCACCGGCGGCGACGTAGAGCTCGACCGCTCGATCATCGAGGCGCTGGCCGACCCCATGACGCACATGCTGCGCAACGCGGTCGACCACGGGCTCGAGGACCCCAAGGGCCGCACCGTGCTGGGCAAGTCCGAAGTCGGCCGCGTGGCGGTGCGCGCCTATCACGAGCGCGGGCGCGTGGTGATCGAGGTGCAGGACGACGGCCGCGGCATCGATCCCGAGCGCGTGAAGGAGGCCGCGGTACAGCGCGGCGCGATCACGCGCGACCAGGCGCAGGCGCTGTCCGAAAAGGACGCCGTCGCGCTGATCTTCCAGCCGGGTCTCTCGACCGCGACCGAGATCTCCGACGTGTCGGGCCGCGGCGTCGGCATGGACGTGGTGCGCACGAACATCCAGAGCCTGGGCGGGCAGATCGAGGTGTCGAGCGCGATCGGCGAGGGCACGCGCCTGCGCATCCACCTGCCACTCACTCTGGCGATCATCCCGTCGCTGATCGTCTCGGTCGAGGGCGAACGCTTCGCGATCCCGCAGCTCAACGTGGTCGAGGTCGTGCGGCTGAAGCGCGAGGCCGAGCAGGTCGAACGCATCCGCTCGAGCGAGGTGCTGCGGCTGCGCGGTGACCTGCTGCCGCTGGTGCGCCTGGCGCAGTGTCTCGAGATCCGCCGCTCGGAGCAGAGCCAGCGCACGCGTGCGAACGTGGTGATCCTGCGCTCCGGGGCGCACCTGTACGGCTTGGTGGTCGACGAGCTCCACGACAGCGAGGAGATCGTGGTCAAGCCCGTGTCGACCTATCTCTCCGACTGCGGCTGGTACGCGGGCGCGACCATCCTGGGCGACGGCCGCGTGGCCATGATCCTCGACGCGCTCGGCATCGCCAAGCGCGCGCAGATCCGCTTCGACGAGATCGCCGATGCCGATCCGCGCCGAGGCGAGCAGGCCGAGCCGGCGGCGCCGGCCGCGGAACGCCGGTCACTCGTGGTGTTCTCGAACTCCGCCGACGAGCGCTTCGCCATGTCGCTGCGCGAGCTGCTGCGGCTCGAGCGCGTGGAGAAGCCGCAGGTCGAGTGGGTCGGCTCGCGGCGCTTCCTGAAGCACCGCGGGCGCACGATCCCGCTGGTCAGGCTCGAGGACGTGCTGCCGGTGCGCGGCGGCGGCGAGGAAGCCGACGAGTTCTTCGTGCTGATCCCGCGCCTGGAAGGGCTCGAGGCCGGCATCATCGCCACCCGCATCGTCGACACGCTCGAGTCCGACGCCCAGCCCGACCGCTCGCAGCTGAACGCGCCGGGCCTCGCGGGCTCCGCGATCATCGAGGACCGACTCACTCTGTTCATCGACGCGCCCGCGCTGCTCGAGGCGGCCGGCATCGAGAGGACGGACGCGTCATGA